A window from Schistosoma haematobium chromosome 1, whole genome shotgun sequence encodes these proteins:
- the UBE2A_1 gene encoding Ubiquitin-conjugating enzyme E2 A (EggNog:ENOG410V8G9~COG:O), producing MSTKARRRLMNDFKKIQLDPPPGVYAVPLDDNIMKWHAIILGPDGTAFADGIFRLTMEFTENYPNVPPIVRFVSKMFHPNVYSDGSICLDILQNMWSPSYNIGAILTSLQSLLGDPNPNSPANTTAAELFEEDRRQYETQVRAIVEESWRNDEPVD from the coding sequence ATGTCTACAAAGGCTAGACGCCGTCTTATGAACGATTTCAAGAAAATTCAACTTGATCCCCCTCCTGGTGTATACGCTGTTCCACTTGATGACAACATAATGAAATGGCATGCAATTATTTTGGGGCCGGATGGCACAGCATTCGCAGACGGTATATTTCGGCTAACAATGGAGTTCACCGAGAACTATCCTAACGTCCCACCGATTGTGCGATTCGTTTCCAAAATGTTTCATCCTAATGTGTATAGTGATGGTAGTATATGTTTGGATATATTGCAAAACATGTGGTCTCCGTCATATAACATTGGAGCAATATTAACATCATTACAATCACTTTTGGGGGACCCGAACCCCAACTCTCCTGCAAATACGACAGCAGCAGAATTATTTGAAGAAGACAGACGCCAGTATGAAACACAAGTCCGAGCCATTGTTGAGGAATCGTGGCGAAACGATGAACCTGTTGATTGA
- a CDS encoding hypothetical protein (EggNog:ENOG410W199~COG:K) — MLHNHPCSSSWMVCDPWTRRLSSEEKENLKPVILHCESADEVIESIKERTGKQVTAADVKGMKATLSTGCFTRKQVMDMLRQKGEVREHLENGYATRICFSSYNQIQLYRKYPEVLCIDSTYNTNNKSEYVYRCILLCRYSLFQLVVTDNCGRGQTVMFAWTRREKRADVIWILDQFKEIMGDTMLTETFVMDCARCESAAVCITHGHANTILCAFHVIRAFRKKTNDKIMLLAYVKR; from the exons ATGCTCCACAATCATCCATGTAGTAGTTCATGGATGGTATGTGATCCATGGACAAGGAGATTATCGtcagaagaaaaagagaacttGAAGCCCGTAATACTTCACTGTGAGTCAGCAGATGAAGTTATCGAAAGTATTAAGGAGAGAACTGGTAAGCAAGTAACTGCTGCCGATGTCAAAGGTATGAAAGCTACACTCTCCACtg gttgtTTTACTCGGAAGCAGGTAATGGATATGCTTAGACAGAAAGGCGAAGTGAGGGAACATTTAGAAAATGGATATGCCACTAGAATATGTTTCAGTAGTTATAACCAAATACAACTGTACAGGAAATATCCAGAAGTTTTGTGCATTGATTCTAcgtataatactaataataaaagtgaatatgtTTATCGTTGTATTTTACTATGTAGATATTCGTTATTCCAGTTAGTGGTGACGGATAATTGCGGTCGAGGTCAAACTGTAATGTTTGCGTGGACTCGAAGGGAAAAGCGTGCCGATGTGATATGGATTTTAGATCAATTCAAAGAGATAATGGGTGACACAATGTTGACTGAAACATTTGTGATGGATTGCGCACGATGTGAAAGCGCGGCTGTCTGTATAACACATGGACATGCAAACACAATTTTGTGTGCCTTTCATGTAATTCGCGCTTTCCGGAAAAAG ACAAACGACAAAATAATGCTACTTGCCTACGTTAAAAGATGA
- a CDS encoding hypothetical protein (EggNog:ENOG410W199~COG:K) produces the protein MDMLRQKGEVREHLENGYATRICFSSYNQIQLYRKYPEVLCIDSTYNTNNKSEYVYRCILLCRYSLFQLVVTDNCGRGQTVMFAWTRREKRADVIWILDQFKEIMGDTMLTETFVMDCARCESAAVCITHGHANTILCAFHVIRAFRKKTNDKIMLLAYVKR, from the exons ATGGATATGCTTAGACAGAAAGGCGAAGTGAGGGAACATTTAGAAAATGGATATGCCACTAGAATATGTTTCAGTAGTTATAACCAAATACAACTGTACAGGAAATATCCAGAAGTTTTGTGCATTGATTCTAcgtataatactaataataaaagtgaatatgtTTATCGTTGTATTTTACTATGTAGATATTCGTTATTCCAGTTAGTGGTGACGGATAATTGCGGTCGAGGTCAAACTGTAATGTTTGCGTGGACTCGAAGGGAAAAGCGTGCCGATGTGATATGGATTTTAGATCAATTCAAAGAGATAATGGGTGACACAATGTTGACTGAAACATTTGTGATGGATTGCGCACGATGTGAAAGCGCGGCTGTCTGTATAACACATGGACATGCAAACACAATTTTGTGTGCCTTTCATGTAATTCGCGCTTTCCGGAAAAAG ACAAACGACAAAATAATGCTACTTGCCTACGTTAAAAGATGA
- a CDS encoding hypothetical protein (EggNog:ENOG410W199~COG:K) has translation MDMLRQKGEVREHLENGYATRICFSSYNQIQLYRKYPEVLCIDSTYNTNNKSEYVYRCILLCRYSLFQLVVTDNCGRGQTVMFAWTRREKRADVIWILDQFKEIMGDTMLTETFVMDCARCESAAVCITHGHANTILCAFHVIRAFRKKVH, from the coding sequence ATGGATATGCTTAGACAGAAAGGCGAAGTGAGGGAACATTTAGAAAATGGATATGCCACTAGAATATGTTTCAGTAGTTATAACCAAATACAACTGTACAGGAAATATCCAGAAGTTTTGTGCATTGATTCTAcgtataatactaataataaaagtgaatatgtTTATCGTTGTATTTTACTATGTAGATATTCGTTATTCCAGTTAGTGGTGACGGATAATTGCGGTCGAGGTCAAACTGTAATGTTTGCGTGGACTCGAAGGGAAAAGCGTGCCGATGTGATATGGATTTTAGATCAATTCAAAGAGATAATGGGTGACACAATGTTGACTGAAACATTTGTGATGGATTGCGCACGATGTGAAAGCGCGGCTGTCTGTATAACACATGGACATGCAAACACAATTTTGTGTGCCTTTCATGTAATTCGCGCTTTCCGGAAAAAGGTACACTAA